tcctgactgggtgagggctccagcatTTCTACGCTGTAGATACCCATCAGAGTTACAAGGCTACCGGCATCTCTACGCCCTCTCTGGTCTCTGAGTGTCACCTGTCAGGCCTCGTAGCCTTCCCTCTCATGGGGTGGAATCCCTCGATCCTCCCATCCTCAGACTGGGCCCTAGGCTACAGCACACTGCGGGGCCACTGTGCCTGCCAAGTAGAGCCAAGTGGGTTCGGctcctgtggttcttccctttgggagtctgGGACTAGTGGTGAGACGAGTGACCAGCCAGCCTTCTAGAACCAAAACACTGTTTAATCTGAACAGAAGGAACACGGGAGAATAAGAGGGTTTTTAAACAACAGCCTATACACGTCTCTGACCCCAAGTCCTCCCACCCTGACAGGGACCCAGACAGGCCAAGGGCCGTCAGACTTCCGCAGCACTCTCTGTGCCCATCAATATGAAGAGCTTCTCAGTATCAGCTGCCCCAGCTCCGGACAGACTCGCAGCCCTGGCAAAACAAGCTAGTAGCTCCGGTGTTGTCTCTCAACCTCTCTGAAGTGCTGACTGAGCGATGGCTTTTCTTGACCTGTtgcttcccttcctgcttctTTTCCAGCAGCCTGCTATTAAACTAAGAAGAGCCATAATGGTGTAACTGAATATAGCCATAACGTAAACCTCCCAATATTAACCCAATATAGCTCTACAACAAGCATCCCAAGAATTGGGATTAACACACACATTCATTatgcaaatttgcagatgacacaaagatcgGCAGCTCAGCTCCATGTCTGCCACAATGCTGTTCCCGGATGCTATATATTTTATGAATACAGGATGTAGACAGTCAAAGAGCGGGAGAGCGAGAGAGCAATAGACTACTTTCATGTGGGAAATGAAGTTCCATTTCCAGTATACTCATGCATTTGACTTTGAAATCCACTTCTTGTAAAACCTCATCCTGGCTGAATAACCGCTGCTGGGGTCACTATGTACCAGAGAGTGAGAGCTCAGGGAATTGATATTTTCTATACTGACCCCAATGCCTGTTACCACTCCGGATACAGGCCACAGACTGACAGAACAGAACCTGAGGAGACCCAGTCAGATATTAACCCAGGGACAGGGGAGTTACTAGCCTTTTCTTTGCTGACAAGTGACTGAATGAGGGCTGAGATGCTGCAATCTGGTCAGGTTCTGAAGAAATCCAGATGACAGACGCTACATTTTAAGTCCCACTGTAAcctgagaaatcatctctgaagATGATCAGAGGGGAAATAATAGGTTGACATATGTGTACTAAGGTACAGATGTGTAAATGTTATGCCAAAACTTTTCTTTGTAGTAACAAATATTACAAACCATGCATTACATGCATGTAAATCAAAAGCCGGCAGCAGCATTGTTGGAATCTCTACAGGAAGGAGCAGTGGCAATTTTGATGCTTAATTGCTTTGGCTTTAGAAAGTATTAGAGAAGTACTCCACATACTGTTTGCAACGAGTCTGTGCTATTAACTCTTCATTCAGTGAACAGTTGTATGAtactgtctcctggcaactgaccAGAAGCTGTTTGTGACACTTTTATTCAGGGTCATGCACACAATCCCGCTGCAATatctgtgtcataactataaagggaagggtaacggccctcctgtgtacaatactataaaattcgtcctggccagagacaccaaaatccttttacctgtaaagagttaagaagctcaggtaacctggctgacacctgacccaaaggaccaataaggggacaagatactttcaaatcttggggggggggggaaggcttttgtttgtgctctttgttttgggggttgttcgctcttgggactaagagggaccagacatcaatccatgctctccaaatcttctgaacaagtctctcatagatagagtttcccaaataactcataaatcatttgggtggtggcagcaaaagcagctctaagctggtagttaagcttagaggttttcatgcaggtcccccacatctgtaccctagagttcagagtggggaaggaaccttgacaatcTGTGAAAGACTTTCCAAAAAGTCCCGAGAGAAGAGAGCTGCTGGTCTGTGTTTCAGCAAAGAGTAGAGCTGAGGTCCAGGAAAGGGGAGTGTAATAGTGGTTGCATGTAATTTATGCCCATTGACTCTTACACGAACATGGCTGAAGTAACTTGCATGCTGAAGTGGATATTAGTGAAAACCTATTGTTTGCACTATTCACCCATTTGTGACTCACCCCCGACCCACTGAGGTAACTGTATTGGCTTGTAACTTTCCAAATATCCACAGATCCTTACATGGGCAGAGGATGCAGATGCTGTGAGGAGGTAGAGAAGCCGGTAGGATGATCAAATTCTTTGGATTCAGTCGACATTAGCCAGGCAAAGCACTTCATCTTCTCCTGGACGGATTCTTGGGGGTCAGAGTGTATCACCAGGAGCATTTGGTAAGGGATAGTTAATAGAGACCGGTTCTGATCGAATTTACAcgtttaaatctggagtaacgTAGTTACAATCACTGTTATTGaattcagaatctggcccaagaatTTACCCCATGTACTACAAAGAGGCAGTGGCATAATTTGCATTCTCAGGAGtggaaaaattataaatatattatatCTAAAATGAggctatcatagaatatcagggttggaaggaacttcaggaggtcatctagtccaaccccctgctcaaagcaggaccaatccgcaactaaatcatcctagccagggctttgtcaagcctgaccttaaaaaactctaaggagattccacctcccaaggtaacccattccagtgcttcaccaccctcctagtgaaaaagtttttcctaatatccagctgcaacttgagaccattacttgaGAGGCTAtgaaaaatgtttataaatatcTTCAATGCAGGACAGATAAATACAATAGCTGTTTTCACCATGCATATTACATGTGCTTACACACGTGTCCTGATACAATGGGCCACCCTCAGAAGTAGAGGGCCAGAAAGGGTATCTTTTGGAAGGTCACAATTGTAAAAATCACACAGTACTCAAGTAGGAATGCACAAGCACAAACACAAGCACAAGATATCAATAGGGACAAGAACTTAGAAGGATTCAAAACGGGactggatatttatatggataaccaGAAAATCCAATTACAGTAGTGAGGAATGTTTAAAAAAGTCTTGGATAGGCTCTAAACCTTCTTGATTTACACTACAAAATATGTTTAACTAGTGGGAGTCAGggggaaattttccatgggagcAGGTTATCTCATAGCTGCCTATTGCAgggcttcttccaccttcctctgaagcgtgTGAACCTGGCtatgggatactgggctggatggactacATGTCTGATCCACTCTGGCAATGCCTATCTTGCTATCGGTGCTGTAAGTTCAAGACTGTGTTTTTGCTGATCTTTCTTGAGCTCTTTGCTGTCTTTAAATATCCACTGAGAGCAGAAAGATGTCTTGTTAAATATCATCTAGTcacctgttctttttactttcaggaaggaaagttcaAAACTCCTTGGACCTGCCCAGTACATTATGTCAActgtcaatgacaccaaattccaatctgcagtgttccttctcagtgggatacctgggcaggaagacGTCCATCTCTGGATCTCTATCCTCTTTTGCTTAATGTATGTTATTTCGATAGtaggaaattcagtcattctgttcattataaaaacagatccaagcctccatgagcccatgtacattttcctttccatgttggccgTCACAGACCTTGGCTTATCGATAGCCACCATACCGACCATAGTGGGCATTTACTTGTTTAACTCTAGGGAGATCAGCCTCAATGCCTGTTttgcccagctgttcttcatccacttgTTTGAATGCACTGAATCCTCTGTGCTCTTActgatggcctttgaccgcttcgtcgcaatctgtaacccactgagatatgcttccatcttaacCCTGCCAAGAATAGCCAAGATGGGACTGGTGTGTGTTCTAAGAGGGGTGGCTGTAGTATTCCCACTCCCCATACTCCTGAAACGGTTCCGATACTGTCgagccaatgtcctctcccattcctactgcctgcACCAGGACGTCATGAAGGCGTCTTGTTCAGACATCTCAGTGAACAGCATCTATGGCTTGTTTGCTAAACTCTTAACGATGGGGTTGGACTCACtgctcatcttcctctcttaCATGATTatcctcaaaacagtgctgagcatcGTATCCCACACCCAGTGCCtcagggccctgaacacctgcgtcTCCCACCTCTGCGCCGTCCTGCTGTTCTACACACCACAGATCGGCCTGTCTGTTATACACAGATTTGGGAAGGGCTcttctcccttgcttcagattctTCTGGGCTACATCTCCATGCTGGTCCCGCCCCTGCTGAACCCAATTGTCTACAGCATGAAAATCAAACACCTTCGTGTGAGGATAATCAAGGTATTCATCAAGTGAAGGGTCAGTTTATCACCCATCTCCATCGCTGCTGACATGGGAGATGAACAACACCTGCTATGGCCACATATTCTATTCTGGACCTTTACATCTCAAACGACATCAGCTACAGATCTCCACGATGTAGAGAGAGGTTCCAATGGGGTGTAAGGCCTGGAGCAATGGGCGAGGGATGTCCCCACCCACTGATGAGGGAGGACAGTGCAGTCGGAGAAGGAGACCAAGGCAGGCAGCCGCATTTACAAAGTGACTGTGTTCGTGGAGAGCCAGGGAACTGGTGGGATGTTGGACCATAAAATGTCATATTGGTGGCTTCTCCAACCTTAGAAGTCCTGTTGATACAGTCAATAAAGAGAAGGAATGTGGGTGTTGAGTCCCATTACACCTGGTCAGTCACTGTCCTGTCTCTAGCTAAACATCCATGGGGCAAGCAAAAAGCTTCAGAGGTGTTGTGCAGTTGCAGTCCTGGCTCTTGCTGAGCCCTCTGGGTGCTTTGTTATCCATGGGGGTTGTACCAGCTGTGGACAGGGGCTATTCAAGGGGCAAGgacacccacccttcccctatGCCCTCAGC
The Emys orbicularis isolate rEmyOrb1 chromosome 1, rEmyOrb1.hap1, whole genome shotgun sequence DNA segment above includes these coding regions:
- the LOC135882167 gene encoding olfactory receptor 51G2-like — translated: MSTVNDTKFQSAVFLLSGIPGQEDVHLWISILFCLMYVISIVGNSVILFIIKTDPSLHEPMYIFLSMLAVTDLGLSIATIPTIVGIYLFNSREISLNACFAQLFFIHLFECTESSVLLLMAFDRFVAICNPLRYASILTLPRIAKMGLVCVLRGVAVVFPLPILLKRFRYCRANVLSHSYCLHQDVMKASCSDISVNSIYGLFAKLLTMGLDSLLIFLSYMIILKTVLSIVSHTQCLRALNTCVSHLCAVLLFYTPQIGLSVIHRFGKGSSPLLQILLGYISMLVPPLLNPIVYSMKIKHLRVRIIKVFIK